TTGATTTGATGCGCTCGTTTAATCTGGCTGTTACTGTTTTGGAAAAACAGAAAGCTAAAGCCTATGGCAAGCGTTGCACACTCTTACAACGAGGATGTGGTGATGCGGCTACCTGGTTGACTCTTATTATGGTTCATCTTGAACTGTTCTTGAGTTGTTCGTTTGTAGTTGTATTTCTTATGTTTATTCCACAAGGTGTTGAGATTGATTTTTGGGCATCTTTCAGTGCAGATCCACTCGTGTACGAAAGGGCTTATTACTGTCTTTATCTTATTTGTGCATCATTGATTGCACCTTTCTATGTTGCATCAGGTTTCAGTCTTTATATTAATCGTCGTATTGAGCTAGAGGCTTGGGACTTGGAAATTGCTTTTCGTAATTGCGTTCAACTTAGAGCAGAGCGAGCGAAACAGCTGTTGGTCAAATCGGGTGTATCTTTACCGTGTATCTTGGCCTTGTTTGTTATTGTTTCTTTGGCAGGCGGGAGTCGAGCAGTAATTGCTGAAGTTGCTGACTCAGCGGCTGGTGTGAAACCATCTGCATATTTGGTTGGAGTAAAACCAGAGTCTTCAAGATACATAGTTCCTCACAATAGCCCACAAGAAGCTTCTAAGGAAAAAGTCCTTGCGATCCTCCAATCCCCTCCGTTTGTCATTGAAAAAGCTGAGACGGGTTGGGTGTGGAAACAGGGACAAGTGCAGGAGGAAGATGAAATCCCGGAGTGGTTGATTTGGTTTGTTCGTGGTTTAGAAAAAATTTTTGGTGTTAGTGATTTGGGTAATTTGGCGAGTTTAATTGAGGTGCTTTTATGGAGTTTGATCGTTACTTTGTTAGTTTTTATGATTTATCGGTTTCGGCATCGCATCCAACGTTACTGGAATACGTTGGTTTCTAGCGGGGCGGACGAAAAACTATTTGAAAAGCCGGAAGTCATCATGGGGCTGGAGATTACCCATAATAGTCTGCCGGAAAATATCTCCGCGGAGGCTAGGGAGCTCTGGCTAAAAGGGGAAGCCAGACAAGCGCTTGCACTGTTATATCGGGGTAGCCTTTACAGGTTGGTTTATCAGCACGAGTTAGCGCTTGCGGAGTGGTATACAGAGCAGGAGTGTTTTGCTTTTGTTCAAGGTACATCTGAGCAGCCAATAATAAAATATTTTGGGCAGTTAACCCATACTTGGCAGAATCTTGCCTATGCCCACCATGTACCCGACATGGAACAGTTTGAGTCCTTGTGCCGGGGTTGGTCAGAGGTATTTCCGAGTGTTTGAAAAAGTATTTAAACCGCTGCTGGCGCTGCTCATTATCTTGTCTGGTTACCTTATCTACCTGAACATCGAGCGTAAAGAAACGGTGGTTAATTCCGGTCCAACCCCAGAGGTCATCCGCAACCCCTATCTCGCCGCAGTTAGTTATCTTCAAAACAAAGGTTTATCTGCTACCCAACAAACGAGACCACTAAAAGCCGTAGACTTATACACCGATGATATGCTGGTTATCACTGACAATAGCGCTATAACTGAAATGGGTCTTGCCACCGATTTATATGAGTGGGTTCGAACTGGTGGTCATTTGGTTTGGGCTATGGATGGGTATCCAGAAGAGAGCCAGAGTGCTCTTGCCGAGCTCGCACAGATCGGTCGTTATTTTCCCGAAGATCAAGATCAAGTTGATGAGTCGGCTGAAGAAAAGAGTACTCTCAATGACGCTGATGAATCATTAAGTGAGCAGCTTGAGGAGTATAACCAAGCGCTAAAAAGTGGGCTCGATTTGCCCGCTGAAAAAGTGGCTGACGATGAAGCACTTACCCCTTCACAGTTAGTAAAAAAAGCGATTGCAGATCATGAAGCAGGAAAGGATATACAGACATTGACGGTGCTGGTTGGTAAGAATTCTTTTGAGGATTTGTTTATTGATCAGGGTTATGGTGTGTATCTTGACCACCCTTTCCTCGGTGGTGTATCAAATTCAGTCGGTCCAACAGATCAGGCCCTTCTATATGCTGCTGGCCCCCCATCGGCGGAAGGGGCCAGATTGCTCCATTTCAGGGTGGGTGCGGGAAATATGACCGTGCTATTGTCTACGGACATTTGGCTTAATCATCAAATAGGCCGTTATGACCACGCTCATTTACTGTGGTTGCTGGCGGGAGATGCTACCCGGGTAGTATTTCAGAGTCATGTTCAATGGCCACCTTGGTGGCAATTACTTCTGGACTGGGCACTTGAGTTTGTTGTTATAGTCGGCATTCTTTTTTTCGCATTATTGATAAAGCTAGGTACTCGTTTTGGTCCAGTGCAGGGAAGTGTGCCTGCAATACGCCGCTCCATGATTGAGCATATTTCCGCCATGGCGAAATTTCACTGGCGACATCAGCACGTTGACCACCTGATAGAGCCATTACGATCTGCAATATACAATAAAATGCGAATCATCCATTCGGGTTTTGATGAGCTTAGTGACCGGGAGCGTCATCGGCTCATTGCAGAAAAGTCACAGTTACCGCTGGTTAAAATAGAAGAGGCCTTTGCCAAACGAAACATGCTGACAGAAAGGCAATTCTGTCAGGTTATACATTTGCTGGAAATAATCAGGAAGTCATTATGAGCTTTGTTGAAAACGATATGGAAACGGATCGAGACAAAAACCTGTCAGTTAAGCAGGCGCGCGAGAAAATTGTGTGGCTCAGAGAGACTCTAGGCAATGTTGTTATAGGGCAGGATGAAGTGGTCGATCAGGTAATAGTCGCTCTGCTTTGTAATGGACATGTGCTACTTGAAGGTGTGCCTGGGTTGGGCAAAACTCTACTGGTTAAAACTCTTGCATGCTGTTTTTCTGGCAAGTTCAAGCGCATTCAATTCACTCCCGACCTGATGCCGTCTGACATGACAGGACACGCCATCTATGACATGAATCAGGGAAAATTCAATATTCGGCTGGGACCTGTTTTTACTAACTTGTTATTGGCGGACGAAGTCAATCGTGCACCTGCAAAAACCCAGGCAGCACTGCTGGAAGTGATGCAGGAAAATCAGGTAACCATTGAAGGGAAGCGCTATCCTCTCAAGCCGCCCTTCATGGTTCTCGCTACACAGAACCCTGTGGAGCAGGATGGTACTTACCCGTTGCCTGAAGCCGAGCTTGATCGCTTTCTTCTGAAAGTATTTATCGATTATCCAAGCCTTATTGATGAAAAGAAGCTTGTTTCCAAAATTAGCAACGGTGAAATATCAATAGAAACCATTGATGGCGACAGCAAAGGCAATTTCCACCCTGAGGACATAATTCAGCTTCAGCAAGCTGTTCGGTCGATTACTCTGGATGAGACTGTGCTGGATTACGCTGTTCGTCTGGTCCATGCAACACGAACAAACGGGGCAATTTTAAAGGGTGCCGGGCCACGGGCAAGCATTGGTCTGATAATCTCGGCGAAGGCGTTCGCTTTGATGTCAGGGCGGACGTTTGTATTGCCTGATGATGTCAAGCAGATGGCCAAGCCAGTTATGCGCCACCGTATCCTCTTATCTCCTGACACAGAAATTGAAGGTTTTAGCGCGGATCAGGTGATTGATCAAATTCTTCAATCTGTTGATGCCCCGCGGGAATAACAATTGCCTATTCCGGATAAACGATTAATAAAGCTGTTACAGGCTTTTCTTGCTGCTTCCTTGCTGCTGGCGATTATAAGAGTGGCGGGTTTCAACATTGCCTGGTTGACGGCCTTATGGTGGTCTGGTCTGATTCTCCTGATGTTGGCCGCTGTTTCTGATTACGTCATATCGAGGAAGAAATTAGCTGTTTCATGTTACAGGATTATTTCCACAAGTTTTGCATTGGGCGCTGAAAGTAAAGTCCGCCTTTTCTTTGAAAATCCCTTGTTGCGGAGTATTGATATACAAGTAGTCGATCACTGCCCAGACTATGTCGTGACAGAGAGCTTCCCTTTGAATATCAGTTTACCTCCTCAGCAGGAAACTTCGCTCAAGTATGAAGTGTTGCCTGTAAAAAGGGGAGAAGCTGTTTTCGGGCGCGTAGGTTTAAGAGTTCAGTCATTTTTCAAATTATGGCGCTTTAATATTCAACGGGGAGAGTCGCAGGCAATTAAGATTTATCCAAACTTTATGGCAATCTCTAACCTGAACTTTCTCGTGTATGAACAACAGTTAAATCATATAGGTGCACATACAGTCCAGCGTAGGGGTTTAGGGTCAGATTTTAAGCAATTGCGCGAATATCAGCGTGGTGACGAACTTCGGCAAATGGACTGGAAAGCCAGTGCTCGCCAGCACAAGCTGATATCGCGGGAGTACCAGGATGAGCGAGATCAGGATATTGTATTTCTGCTTGATTCTGGAAGGCGGATGCGCGCCAGCGAGTCTCAT
Above is a window of Pseudomonadales bacterium DNA encoding:
- a CDS encoding DUF58 domain-containing protein, with translation MLAAVSDYVISRKKLAVSCYRIISTSFALGAESKVRLFFENPLLRSIDIQVVDHCPDYVVTESFPLNISLPPQQETSLKYEVLPVKRGEAVFGRVGLRVQSFFKLWRFNIQRGESQAIKIYPNFMAISNLNFLVYEQQLNHIGAHTVQRRGLGSDFKQLREYQRGDELRQMDWKASARQHKLISREYQDERDQDIVFLLDSGRRMRASESHLSHFDHCVNAMLLTSYIALMAGDAVGFMSFAGTDRWLAPVKGKTNINQLLNSLYDLHSTSQASDLLKAAENLMLRHRKRSLIIIVTNIRDEDSADVIQAVKLLSKKHLVLVACLREAVYDQIELTDKADFDSTLTFVGVRLYLQQRNRLLQSLRASGVIVADATANEMHIKLVNEYMALKRAGRI
- a CDS encoding MoxR family ATPase; protein product: METDRDKNLSVKQAREKIVWLRETLGNVVIGQDEVVDQVIVALLCNGHVLLEGVPGLGKTLLVKTLACCFSGKFKRIQFTPDLMPSDMTGHAIYDMNQGKFNIRLGPVFTNLLLADEVNRAPAKTQAALLEVMQENQVTIEGKRYPLKPPFMVLATQNPVEQDGTYPLPEAELDRFLLKVFIDYPSLIDEKKLVSKISNGEISIETIDGDSKGNFHPEDIIQLQQAVRSITLDETVLDYAVRLVHATRTNGAILKGAGPRASIGLIISAKAFALMSGRTFVLPDDVKQMAKPVMRHRILLSPDTEIEGFSADQVIDQILQSVDAPRE
- a CDS encoding DUF4350 domain-containing protein, with translation MFEKVFKPLLALLIILSGYLIYLNIERKETVVNSGPTPEVIRNPYLAAVSYLQNKGLSATQQTRPLKAVDLYTDDMLVITDNSAITEMGLATDLYEWVRTGGHLVWAMDGYPEESQSALAELAQIGRYFPEDQDQVDESAEEKSTLNDADESLSEQLEEYNQALKSGLDLPAEKVADDEALTPSQLVKKAIADHEAGKDIQTLTVLVGKNSFEDLFIDQGYGVYLDHPFLGGVSNSVGPTDQALLYAAGPPSAEGARLLHFRVGAGNMTVLLSTDIWLNHQIGRYDHAHLLWLLAGDATRVVFQSHVQWPPWWQLLLDWALEFVVIVGILFFALLIKLGTRFGPVQGSVPAIRRSMIEHISAMAKFHWRHQHVDHLIEPLRSAIYNKMRIIHSGFDELSDRERHRLIAEKSQLPLVKIEEAFAKRNMLTERQFCQVIHLLEIIRKSL